In the genome of Ornithorhynchus anatinus isolate Pmale09 chromosome 9, mOrnAna1.pri.v4, whole genome shotgun sequence, one region contains:
- the BMP2 gene encoding bone morphogenetic protein 2, with product MVAGIRSLLALLLYQVLLGGSAGLIPEVGRRRFTESGRSTPQRSEDILSEFELRLLNMFGLKRRPNPSKGAVIPPYMLDLYRLHSGQLEEPAMDYRLERAASRANTVRSFHHEESLEELPEASGTTARRFFFNLTSVPNEEFITSAELQVFREQVREALDNNSGYHHRINIYEIIKPATAISKDPVTRLLDTRLVNHNASKWESFDVTPAVTRWIAQGQPNHGFVVEVVHLEDERGVSERHVRISRSLHQDEQSWPQIRPLLVTFGHDGKGHPLHKREKRQAKHKQRKRLKSSCKRHPLYVDFSDVGWNDWIVAPPGYHAFYCHGECPFPLADHLNSTNHAIVQTLVNSVNSKIPKACCVPTELSAISMLYLDENEKVVLKNYQDMVVEGCGCR from the exons ATGGTTGCCGGGATCCGCTCTCTTCTAGCGCTGCTGCTTTACCAGGTCCTGCTGGGCGGCTCGGCCGGCCTCATCCCCGAGGTGGGCCGGCGGAGATTCACCGAGTCGGGCCGCTCCACGCCACAGCGGTCAGAAGACATCCTGAGTGAGTTTGAGCTGCGACTGCTCAACATGTTTGGGCTGAAGCGGAGACCCAATCCCAGCAAGGGGGCCGTCATCCCGCCTTACATGCTGGACCTGTACCGCTTGCACTCGGGCCAGCTGGAGGAGCCTGCCATGGACTACCGGCTGGAGAGAGCGGCCAGCCGAGCCAACACCGTCAGGAGCTTCCACCACgaag AATCTCTGGAAGAGCTGCCCGAAGCAAGTGGGACAACAGCCCGCCGTTTCTTCTTTAATTTAACTTCCGTCCCTAACGAGGAGTTTATCACCTCAGCTGAACTTCAGGTTTTCCGGGAGCAGGTACGGGAAGCCTTGGACAACAACAGCGGTTACCATCACCGTATTAATATTTATGAGATTATCAAACCGGCCACCGCCATCTCTAAGGACCCTGTCACCCGACTGTTGGACACCAGGTTGGTGAATCACAATGCAAGTAAATGGGAAAGCTTTGATGTGACCCCAGCTGTAACGAGGTGGATTGCACAAGGACAGCCCAACCACGGCTTTGTGGTCGAAGTGGTTCACTTGGAAGATGAGAGAGGTGTCTCCGAGAGGCATGTGAGGATCAGCCGGTCTTTGCATCAAGACGAACAGAGCTGGCCTCAAATAAGGCCCTTATTAGTAACTTTCGGCCACGACGGCAAGGGACACCCTCTCCACAAGAGAGAGAAGCGTCAGGCGAAACACAAGCAGAGGAAACGCCTCAAATCGAGTTGCAAAAGACATCCTTTGTACGTGGACTTCAGTGATGTGGGGTGGAATGACTGGATTGTGGCCCCTCCAGGGTATCACGCCTTTTACTGCCATGGAGAATGTCCTTTTCCACTGGCGGATCACCTGAACTCAACAAATCATGCCATCGTTCAGACTTTGGTCAATTCAGTAAATTCCAAAATCCCCAAAGCGTGCTGCGTGCCCACGGAACTCAGCGCCATCTCCATGCTCTATCTTGACGAGAACGAGAAAGTTGTCCTAAAGAACTATCAAGATATGGTTGTGGAGGGCTGTGGATGCCGTTAG